Proteins encoded together in one Planctopirus ephydatiae window:
- a CDS encoding fatty acid CoA ligase family protein has translation MIASNIARTLETAAANRPDQVAIYAPPSGRTPLRVENYRTLTFQQLHQLSVELAAGLNAIGIRRGTRIALMVPPSPEFFVLTFALFRLGAVPVLIDPGMGLKNLAQCLTEARPEVFIGITKAHIARSLLGWAKGSLRQLITVGRKLWWSGRTYDELRRLGQKSSQAPMVDLPEDETAAILFTSGSTGIPKGAVYTHEIFLSQVELLKEALKISPGEIDLCTFPLFALFAPALNMSAIIPRMDFTRPAKVDPQEIWQPVELFQVTNLFGSPALIRRLAMASQQAGKTFPTLRRVVSAGAPVNPKILELFQPLLAPGTPIYTPYGATESLPVAVVSSQQILGETQQKTAAGAGICVGQVVTGMQARVIRLSDEPIPVWSNDLIRLPGVIGEIAVCGPVVTKSYDARPEQTALAKIIDPHTGELWHRMGDAGYFDEQGHLWFCGRKSQRVELPAKAGVPAQTLYADQCEAVFNGHPAVARTALVGALVDQRIIAVLCVERNPGDRTPFAQLEEELRSLAISSRVTAAIEHFLEHPAFPVDTRHNSKIFREKLAPWAAKQLSKNHRKP, from the coding sequence ATGATAGCCAGCAACATTGCTCGAACTCTGGAAACTGCTGCTGCAAACAGGCCAGATCAGGTCGCCATTTACGCTCCGCCATCCGGTCGAACACCACTGCGGGTGGAGAATTATCGAACGCTCACTTTTCAGCAGCTCCATCAATTATCTGTCGAACTGGCAGCCGGGCTGAATGCGATCGGTATCCGCCGCGGGACGCGCATTGCGCTGATGGTGCCCCCCTCACCGGAATTCTTCGTACTGACTTTTGCCCTGTTCCGGCTGGGGGCCGTCCCCGTCCTCATCGATCCCGGCATGGGCCTCAAAAATCTGGCACAATGCCTGACAGAAGCCCGTCCCGAAGTCTTTATTGGCATCACCAAGGCTCACATCGCGCGCTCTTTGCTGGGCTGGGCGAAAGGCTCGCTGCGCCAGTTGATTACCGTCGGCCGTAAGCTCTGGTGGAGCGGGCGGACTTATGACGAACTGCGACGACTGGGCCAGAAAAGCTCACAGGCTCCCATGGTCGATCTCCCCGAGGATGAAACAGCCGCCATCCTGTTCACCAGTGGCAGCACAGGAATTCCCAAAGGAGCCGTGTACACTCACGAGATCTTCTTGAGCCAGGTAGAACTCTTAAAAGAAGCGCTGAAGATCTCTCCGGGCGAAATCGATCTTTGCACCTTTCCTTTGTTCGCACTCTTTGCCCCGGCTCTCAATATGTCCGCAATTATTCCGCGGATGGATTTCACCCGTCCTGCGAAGGTCGATCCTCAAGAAATCTGGCAACCTGTCGAACTCTTTCAAGTGACGAATCTATTCGGTTCTCCCGCTCTCATCCGCAGGCTGGCCATGGCTTCACAACAGGCGGGAAAGACCTTCCCCACACTCCGTCGTGTCGTTTCTGCCGGCGCACCAGTGAACCCGAAAATTCTGGAACTGTTCCAGCCCCTCTTAGCACCGGGGACACCCATCTACACACCTTATGGTGCGACGGAATCGCTCCCGGTGGCTGTTGTTTCGAGCCAGCAGATTCTAGGTGAAACCCAGCAGAAAACTGCCGCTGGAGCCGGGATCTGCGTCGGTCAAGTGGTGACTGGCATGCAGGCCCGCGTCATTCGCCTGAGTGATGAGCCGATCCCCGTGTGGTCGAACGATCTGATCCGCTTACCAGGTGTGATCGGCGAAATTGCCGTCTGCGGGCCGGTCGTCACCAAGTCTTACGATGCCCGACCCGAACAGACAGCTTTGGCAAAGATCATCGATCCACACACGGGGGAACTCTGGCATCGGATGGGTGATGCCGGCTACTTTGACGAACAAGGCCACTTATGGTTCTGTGGCCGTAAATCACAGCGGGTCGAATTGCCTGCCAAAGCCGGTGTGCCCGCACAAACTCTTTATGCCGATCAGTGCGAAGCAGTCTTCAATGGGCATCCCGCAGTCGCCAGAACAGCGCTGGTCGGTGCTCTTGTTGATCAGCGGATCATCGCGGTCCTGTGTGTCGAAAGAAATCCCGGCGACCGCACACCGTTTGCCCAACTCGAAGAAGAACTTCGCTCTCTGGCCATCAGCAGCCGGGTCACAGCAGCGATTGAACACTTTCTCGAACACCCGGCGTTCCCCGTTGATACCCGGCACAACTCCAAAATCTTCCGCGAAAAACTCGCCCCCTGGGCCGCAAAACAATTGAGCAAAAACCACCGTAAACCATAA
- the bshB1 gene encoding bacillithiol biosynthesis deacetylase BshB1, whose product MSSSLAEIPVDFEPLDILCVAPHPDDAEISVGGSLLKWHRMGQRVGVLDLTSGEPTPFGTPEIRRSETQVATKLLELDFRLNLGLPNRSLEATLDHRRAVAEVFRLTKPKVILAPWPEDAHPDHVAATQMIEAARFWSKLTKTNMAGEPYHPPRIFYYWSIHLKIQPEPAFVVDISETIDEKMRAVEAYASQFVTGRTLTFPTALDDIRDRARYWGWAIGKGYGEPIGSREVLCVNDLGAVTGLKLGT is encoded by the coding sequence TTGTCTTCGAGCCTTGCAGAAATACCTGTCGATTTCGAGCCGCTGGACATCCTGTGTGTGGCACCGCATCCGGATGATGCGGAGATCAGTGTGGGAGGTTCGCTGCTCAAATGGCATCGGATGGGGCAGCGAGTGGGTGTTCTCGATCTGACTTCGGGTGAACCCACCCCCTTCGGAACACCTGAAATTCGACGCTCAGAAACCCAGGTGGCGACGAAACTTCTGGAGCTGGATTTTCGTTTGAACCTCGGTTTACCGAATCGCTCGCTCGAAGCCACACTGGATCATCGCCGGGCTGTCGCGGAGGTGTTTCGATTAACGAAGCCCAAGGTCATTCTGGCACCGTGGCCTGAGGATGCCCATCCCGATCATGTGGCTGCGACACAGATGATCGAGGCGGCACGGTTCTGGTCGAAACTGACGAAAACAAACATGGCGGGTGAGCCTTATCACCCTCCCCGAATTTTCTACTACTGGAGCATTCACCTCAAAATTCAGCCAGAGCCGGCATTTGTCGTCGATATCAGCGAGACGATCGATGAGAAGATGCGGGCCGTCGAGGCTTATGCCAGCCAGTTTGTCACGGGTCGCACACTCACCTTTCCCACAGCTCTAGATGATATTCGTGACCGGGCCCGCTACTGGGGCTGGGCAATCGGAAAAGGCTATGGCGAGCCGATCGGGAGTCGCGAGGTTTTGTGTGTGAATGATCTGGGAGCTGTGACCGGCCTGAAGCTGGGAACATAG
- a CDS encoding pilus assembly protein N-terminal domain-containing protein: MLTVYRPTRAKLYRDGYKTESGLLRATWQESLQRGLRALLLCLIGTGTCFAQYPGGHSASYSQQQMAPAGYAPEAQSQPEGRYQGHTPSHPQSPAGYGYPVVNTQYQVPASRNGEIQIPRGNIQPVQYQPVPAVNALPLPQRAVPVRTVQDSNQSDTARQLHRLIESMPSSEEDLEVIHRRSQLIVTRANVIRAAIADPNVIDVVQYGPREISIIGVSRGTTTLTLWFEGATEPLIYLVKVIRDPALDFQRRLDYGKLEKKLQTLFPNSKVYLIPMSYKIVVRGQARDAEEAAHILSIVRGEVINQEGSLGGPQPFLGGLGGDLGGGSSTIDNGAIGGIGNSFGGVSDLAAGFIINELRVPGEFQVSLTVRIAELNRSEMFKAGADISVLFNGSQLIESSLTGGAATLGGIFDNGDVSILLDWLKTNGIGKILVEPRLTVLSGRQARFLAGGEFAVPTIIGIAGAQGQSTTFRGFGTSVLVTPTVLDRDLIRLSTIAEYSDLNQANSVQGIPGTNARRIDTTVEMREGQTLALAGLYSHLMKTNISKIPFLGDIPKIGPALFSRKEKTQDENELLILITPDIVRPMDPEEVPPVPGFEVTYPGDHEFFWYNRIEGTPDTGHYQVPPYGSGSNGTNVGYQHFNPGPASPSYGPQPVGPQPGGMNQGGPNQGIQPAPGGYSVPQHAYPPTPGPAQPRPSTPLMPTPISSNNYGSQGNRSGYTPGSRYPGNQPSSQIQQTGMQQAETAGQPGNPYGRGGYSAPSASSAGSGAGRR; encoded by the coding sequence ATGTTGACCGTTTACAGGCCGACGCGGGCAAAGCTGTATCGCGATGGTTATAAAACCGAAAGCGGTCTCTTGCGCGCCACATGGCAAGAATCGCTCCAGCGAGGATTGAGAGCACTGCTGCTTTGTCTTATAGGGACGGGCACATGCTTCGCCCAATACCCTGGTGGACACTCTGCGTCCTATTCGCAGCAGCAAATGGCACCAGCCGGGTATGCTCCCGAAGCTCAGAGCCAGCCCGAAGGTAGATACCAGGGGCATACTCCGTCCCATCCACAGTCACCAGCCGGGTATGGATATCCCGTCGTCAACACACAATATCAGGTGCCTGCCAGTCGGAATGGTGAAATCCAGATTCCTCGTGGCAACATTCAACCTGTGCAGTATCAACCAGTCCCTGCTGTCAATGCGCTGCCATTGCCACAGCGGGCAGTGCCAGTACGCACAGTACAGGACTCCAACCAGTCGGATACGGCCCGGCAGCTGCACCGGCTGATTGAATCAATGCCGTCTTCTGAAGAAGACCTCGAAGTGATTCATCGCCGCAGCCAGTTGATTGTCACTCGTGCGAACGTGATACGTGCTGCCATTGCCGACCCGAACGTGATCGACGTGGTGCAATACGGACCGCGAGAAATTTCTATTATCGGGGTTTCTCGAGGGACGACGACTCTCACCCTCTGGTTTGAAGGTGCCACAGAGCCACTCATTTATCTCGTGAAAGTCATTCGCGATCCAGCTCTCGATTTCCAGCGCCGCCTCGATTACGGCAAGCTCGAAAAGAAACTGCAGACCTTGTTCCCGAACAGCAAGGTTTACCTCATCCCCATGTCATACAAGATTGTCGTCCGCGGACAGGCCCGCGATGCCGAAGAAGCTGCTCACATTCTGAGTATCGTGCGCGGTGAAGTTATCAATCAGGAAGGTTCTCTGGGCGGCCCACAACCTTTCCTGGGCGGTCTTGGCGGTGATCTCGGTGGTGGATCCAGTACGATTGATAACGGTGCCATCGGTGGAATTGGTAACAGTTTCGGTGGAGTCTCCGACCTCGCGGCTGGTTTCATTATCAATGAGCTGCGAGTTCCAGGTGAGTTCCAGGTGAGTCTCACAGTTCGTATCGCCGAACTGAACCGTTCAGAAATGTTTAAAGCCGGGGCCGATATTTCGGTGCTCTTTAATGGCAGCCAGTTGATTGAATCTTCATTGACCGGCGGGGCAGCGACTCTGGGTGGTATTTTCGATAACGGCGACGTCTCGATTCTGCTCGATTGGCTCAAGACGAATGGCATTGGCAAAATACTGGTCGAACCACGTTTAACAGTTCTCAGTGGTCGCCAGGCCCGTTTTCTGGCTGGTGGTGAATTTGCCGTTCCGACGATTATCGGTATTGCCGGTGCACAAGGTCAGTCCACGACCTTCCGTGGTTTCGGGACATCAGTGCTCGTCACACCCACAGTTCTGGATCGTGATCTCATCCGCTTGTCGACCATCGCTGAATATAGCGATCTGAACCAGGCTAACTCGGTCCAAGGAATTCCCGGTACCAATGCCCGCCGTATTGATACCACTGTCGAAATGCGTGAGGGTCAGACTCTCGCGCTGGCTGGTTTGTATTCTCACCTGATGAAGACCAACATCTCGAAGATTCCCTTCCTGGGAGATATCCCGAAGATTGGTCCAGCCCTGTTCAGTCGCAAAGAGAAAACTCAGGACGAAAACGAACTGCTCATCCTGATTACTCCCGACATCGTGCGGCCCATGGATCCCGAAGAAGTTCCTCCTGTTCCAGGCTTCGAAGTCACTTATCCAGGCGATCACGAGTTCTTCTGGTACAACCGCATCGAGGGCACTCCTGATACGGGACACTATCAGGTACCACCTTATGGTTCTGGCAGTAATGGGACAAACGTGGGCTATCAGCACTTCAATCCCGGGCCAGCCAGCCCCTCCTATGGGCCACAGCCTGTCGGACCACAGCCGGGCGGAATGAATCAAGGTGGGCCAAATCAGGGAATCCAGCCAGCACCAGGTGGCTACTCTGTCCCACAGCACGCTTATCCACCAACACCCGGCCCGGCTCAACCCCGGCCCAGCACGCCACTGATGCCGACACCAATCTCTTCAAACAACTATGGTTCTCAGGGAAACCGATCAGGTTACACACCCGGCAGCCGCTATCCGGGGAATCAACCGTCATCCCAAATCCAGCAGACAGGGATGCAACAGGCAGAAACCGCCGGGCAACCTGGAAATCCTTACGGTCGTGGCGGTTATTCCGCTCCGTCAGCAAGTTCCGCAGGAAGTGGTGCAGGTCGTCGATAG
- a CDS encoding DUF420 domain-containing protein, with protein sequence MLTRGFLGYQTSFMLDFVVVALVIVVPLMIWSLVEVKARRFENHRKLQMLLALILLVAVTLFEIDLQWVQGGWRNIVDRHEPPLGTEVIARSIWLLRIHLVFAISTPILWAVTLIGALRNYAKPAQPSAYSTTHKRLGWLSMIDLVLTSVTGVIFYVATFVLPTL encoded by the coding sequence ATGCTCACTCGCGGTTTTCTTGGCTATCAGACATCCTTCATGCTCGACTTTGTCGTGGTGGCGCTCGTCATTGTCGTCCCACTGATGATCTGGAGTCTGGTGGAGGTCAAAGCTCGCCGCTTCGAGAATCACCGTAAGTTGCAGATGCTTCTCGCCCTGATTCTGCTTGTGGCAGTGACTCTGTTCGAGATTGATCTGCAATGGGTTCAAGGTGGCTGGCGCAACATTGTCGATCGCCACGAGCCACCACTCGGCACAGAAGTGATTGCACGCTCCATCTGGCTGCTCCGCATCCATCTCGTCTTTGCCATCTCGACGCCCATTCTCTGGGCGGTCACGCTGATCGGTGCCCTGCGCAACTATGCGAAGCCGGCCCAACCTTCAGCCTACAGCACCACTCACAAAAGGCTCGGCTGGCTCTCAATGATCGATCTCGTCCTCACATCGGTGACGGGAGTCATTTTCTACGTCGCCACCTTTGTGCTCCCCACACTCTAA
- a CDS encoding GAF domain-containing protein, with protein MHETSLTDSHSLAPNELYALLEQQLRAITQGETDWIANTANCAALLYHNLPQINWAGFYFLQGNELVLGPFQGRPACVRIPVGKGVCGTAAQTLAAQIVPDVHKYPGHIACDSASNSEIVLPICSGQKLLGVLDIDSPQFNRFNQQDAVGLQSLIDVLVETRQ; from the coding sequence ATGCACGAAACGTCCCTCACCGATTCGCACTCTTTAGCACCCAACGAGCTTTACGCTTTATTGGAGCAGCAACTCCGCGCGATCACTCAGGGAGAAACCGACTGGATTGCCAACACCGCCAACTGTGCCGCCCTGCTTTATCACAACCTGCCCCAAATCAACTGGGCGGGCTTTTACTTTCTGCAGGGAAATGAACTGGTGCTCGGGCCATTCCAGGGTCGCCCGGCTTGTGTCCGCATTCCCGTCGGTAAGGGTGTCTGCGGCACTGCAGCACAAACCCTCGCCGCACAGATTGTCCCCGATGTTCACAAATACCCGGGGCACATCGCCTGCGATTCCGCCTCGAACTCTGAGATTGTGCTGCCAATCTGTTCTGGCCAGAAGCTCCTCGGAGTCCTCGACATCGACAGCCCGCAATTCAACCGCTTCAATCAACAAGATGCGGTCGGCTTGCAATCACTGATTGATGTGCTTGTCGAAACTCGGCAATGA
- a CDS encoding TIGR03067 domain-containing protein, whose translation MQRTTFFLGHRLVVKVTRLCLGLCTGLAIGWSGPAFAEPPTAGNSDPVAQQPPAGALPADAERILGEWVPVEFIFVGLPIPMENIAGLKVVFDKEELKLYPPSPVRKLKEGELPPPAPAPIKFRYQLLIDREPHQIELTAEEGPQSGQTTGSIYKFDEKGRLVICGHLDPTAPRPDVFESTDTSRTILFKFERHVKPASTPEK comes from the coding sequence ATGCAACGAACGACATTTTTCCTTGGGCACAGACTGGTCGTAAAAGTGACCCGTTTGTGTCTTGGTCTATGTACTGGGCTGGCGATAGGGTGGTCTGGCCCGGCATTTGCCGAACCGCCCACTGCTGGAAACAGTGATCCTGTGGCGCAGCAGCCACCGGCTGGCGCTCTCCCAGCCGATGCCGAACGGATTCTGGGTGAGTGGGTGCCGGTGGAATTCATTTTTGTGGGTTTACCGATCCCCATGGAGAATATTGCCGGGCTCAAGGTGGTGTTTGACAAAGAAGAGCTCAAGCTCTATCCCCCGTCACCCGTTCGCAAGCTGAAAGAAGGGGAGTTACCACCACCTGCACCGGCTCCCATCAAATTCCGTTACCAATTGCTGATTGATCGCGAGCCGCATCAGATCGAACTGACGGCGGAAGAAGGCCCGCAGAGCGGACAAACAACGGGATCGATTTACAAGTTCGATGAAAAAGGCCGCCTCGTTATCTGCGGCCATCTCGATCCAACGGCACCGCGACCTGATGTCTTTGAATCAACTGACACTTCGCGAACGATTCTTTTTAAGTTCGAGCGGCATGTGAAGCCTGCTTCAACCCCAGAGAAATGA
- a CDS encoding transaldolase family protein, producing MPTPLETLVACGTKVWLDSIDPALVVENRKFGATGATSNPIIIADLLKTGRFDDQIRALVAEGHSDDAIAWAMTDRLVRQAQEVFASVYTESAGNNGYVSFELDPLLEDTANTLSVAEKAKKYVELGQHWAAGHSNRMIKVPATPGGLAALEELAASGITLNVTLIFSERQYEAAREAVWKGAQRHGKLERFKSVYSIFVSRIDVYTKKHVPTLIPAAQGQVGIVNAQRLWAENQKFWADKKLPLQQEIIFASTGTKDPAEAPDRYVSALAGSDIQTNPPATNAAVQSLTGKVYTRKVDQLPPADVLADIDAKVDFAKMEQVLMEEGLAKFADPFKSLLQVIASKR from the coding sequence ATGCCGACACCTCTTGAAACCCTCGTTGCCTGCGGCACCAAAGTCTGGCTCGACAGTATCGATCCGGCACTGGTCGTCGAAAACCGCAAATTTGGAGCCACGGGTGCCACATCCAATCCAATTATCATTGCTGACCTGCTGAAGACGGGTCGCTTTGATGATCAGATTCGCGCATTGGTGGCTGAAGGGCATTCCGATGATGCGATTGCCTGGGCGATGACAGATCGTCTTGTCCGCCAGGCGCAGGAAGTTTTTGCCAGCGTTTACACAGAATCTGCAGGCAATAACGGCTACGTAAGCTTCGAACTCGATCCTCTCCTCGAAGACACTGCGAACACTTTGAGTGTGGCTGAAAAGGCGAAGAAGTATGTCGAGCTGGGTCAGCATTGGGCGGCAGGACATTCCAACCGGATGATCAAGGTTCCCGCCACACCGGGTGGATTAGCTGCTCTCGAAGAGCTGGCTGCTTCCGGGATTACGCTGAATGTGACGCTGATCTTCTCGGAACGGCAGTATGAAGCGGCTCGGGAAGCAGTCTGGAAGGGTGCTCAGCGGCACGGCAAGCTCGAACGCTTCAAATCGGTCTACAGCATTTTTGTGAGCCGGATCGATGTCTACACCAAGAAGCACGTTCCTACGTTGATCCCTGCGGCGCAGGGTCAGGTCGGGATTGTGAATGCCCAAAGGCTCTGGGCAGAGAATCAGAAATTCTGGGCCGACAAGAAGCTGCCACTTCAGCAGGAAATCATCTTCGCCAGCACAGGCACAAAAGACCCGGCAGAAGCTCCTGATCGTTATGTGAGTGCACTGGCTGGTTCCGATATCCAGACCAACCCACCTGCGACCAACGCGGCTGTTCAGAGCCTGACAGGTAAGGTTTACACCCGCAAAGTCGATCAATTGCCGCCAGCCGACGTTCTGGCCGATATCGATGCGAAGGTCGATTTCGCCAAAATGGAACAAGTGCTGATGGAAGAGGGCCTGGCCAAGTTCGCCGATCCATTCAAATCGCTTCTTCAGGTGATCGCTTCCAAACGCTAG
- the purB gene encoding adenylosuccinate lyase codes for MSHEHYDNPLVSRYASKAMSALWSPQVRHATWRKLWVALAEAEHELGLPVSQSQIDELKSRLEDIDFAAAARYEKELRHDVMAHVHAWGDQCPSARPIIHLGATSCYVTDNADLILMRQGMEMLRDKLVATIDRLSKFAVEYKDLPCLGYTHLQPAQPTTVGKRATLWCYDLVLDLEDLEHRIENLRFRGAKGTTGTQATFLTLFNGDHAKVEELDRRVAEKMGFAQRCAVTGQTYTRKLDVQILDVLDGIAQSAHKTGTDLRILQSNKEIEEPFEKQQIGSSAMAYKRNPMRSERMCSLARFVSSVTASIGQTVATQWMERTLDDSAVRRLSIPQAFLATDAILILYRNVVDGLVVYPKVITQRLAAELPFMATEEILMEGVRAGGDRQDLHERVRIHSHEAARQVKEHGLPNDLIERLKGDAAFAKVDLGAALDARRFVGRAPEQVEQFVSEIITSIRQRYQSTLGLAAEELKV; via the coding sequence GTGTCTCACGAACATTACGACAACCCACTCGTTTCCCGCTACGCCTCCAAAGCCATGAGTGCCCTCTGGTCGCCGCAGGTGCGGCATGCCACCTGGCGCAAACTGTGGGTGGCGCTCGCTGAAGCCGAACACGAACTGGGCCTGCCGGTTTCGCAAAGCCAGATTGATGAACTGAAGTCTCGACTGGAAGACATCGACTTTGCTGCCGCCGCCCGCTACGAGAAGGAATTGCGGCACGATGTGATGGCTCACGTCCATGCCTGGGGCGATCAATGTCCCTCAGCCCGGCCCATCATTCACCTGGGGGCCACCAGCTGCTATGTCACCGACAACGCCGACCTCATCCTTATGCGGCAAGGGATGGAGATGCTGCGCGACAAGCTGGTCGCCACCATCGACCGGCTGTCAAAGTTTGCTGTCGAATACAAAGACCTCCCCTGCCTGGGGTACACCCATTTGCAGCCTGCCCAGCCGACAACGGTGGGTAAAAGGGCCACGCTCTGGTGTTACGATCTGGTGCTCGATCTGGAAGATCTGGAACATCGCATCGAAAATCTGAGGTTCCGCGGTGCGAAGGGCACCACAGGGACACAGGCAACATTCCTCACGTTGTTCAACGGCGATCACGCCAAGGTGGAAGAACTCGATCGCCGGGTGGCCGAAAAGATGGGGTTTGCCCAGCGCTGCGCAGTGACTGGCCAGACCTATACCCGCAAACTCGATGTGCAGATTCTCGATGTCCTCGACGGCATTGCCCAGAGTGCCCACAAGACGGGGACCGACCTGCGCATTCTGCAAAGTAACAAAGAGATCGAAGAACCGTTCGAGAAGCAGCAGATCGGTTCATCGGCCATGGCCTACAAGCGCAACCCCATGCGGTCTGAGCGGATGTGCAGCCTGGCGCGGTTTGTCTCCAGTGTGACGGCTTCCATCGGCCAGACAGTCGCCACTCAGTGGATGGAACGAACTCTCGACGACAGTGCCGTCCGGCGGCTCTCCATTCCGCAAGCATTTCTCGCGACCGATGCCATCCTGATTCTCTATCGCAACGTGGTGGATGGGCTGGTGGTTTACCCGAAGGTGATTACTCAAAGACTCGCTGCCGAGTTGCCATTCATGGCGACTGAAGAGATCCTCATGGAAGGTGTCCGCGCCGGTGGCGACCGGCAGGATCTCCACGAGCGCGTCCGCATTCACAGTCATGAAGCAGCCCGACAGGTCAAGGAGCACGGCTTACCCAACGACCTCATCGAGCGACTCAAGGGAGATGCCGCCTTTGCGAAGGTTGATCTGGGTGCTGCGCTCGATGCCCGGCGATTTGTGGGCCGAGCGCCGGAACAAGTTGAGCAATTTGTTTCCGAGATCATCACCTCCATCCGCCAGCGCTATCAAAGCACACTCGGTCTGGCGGCAGAAGAACTCAAGGTGTAG
- a CDS encoding DUF1559 family PulG-like putative transporter encodes MNILKIAIGLVLTVVVLTLLSAAVLNGREQARRSDWMYRLKEIGLALHNYHDVYNCLPPGGIYSEAGQGYQGWPSRLAQFQTQTPFSAWVDDRIPWDDPRQIEWFTMAHCREGHLWQDPGLTLTQKNTFPLIHAAANSWVMHRNSHVTLQDVGDLASTMLAADASEPFDVYGSTTAWRDASIPINSSPLGFSSHGRLMTHCLMADATVRSVDVNIDASIWKQMQAPESLRPAEKLTDRVPGIPPAPTHFDRRIWTDMFHKDIQRATLTADGHHLILNTESVDPCLLSERREDVFQSWLIELAALCAKGNVQSAKLYRYPSPEEVKVLLSCKNLKTVDIHAIRNTPVIRPLLEQESHRIKIIEAPDASE; translated from the coding sequence ATGAACATCCTGAAGATTGCCATTGGGCTCGTTCTCACGGTCGTTGTGCTGACACTCTTAAGTGCCGCAGTTCTCAATGGACGAGAACAGGCCCGGCGATCAGACTGGATGTACCGGCTGAAAGAGATTGGCCTGGCACTCCATAACTACCATGATGTTTACAATTGCCTGCCACCTGGTGGAATCTACAGTGAAGCAGGGCAAGGTTATCAGGGATGGCCCAGCCGTCTGGCTCAATTTCAAACACAGACTCCCTTTTCGGCTTGGGTCGATGATCGAATCCCCTGGGATGATCCCCGGCAAATTGAATGGTTCACTATGGCCCATTGCCGGGAAGGCCACTTGTGGCAAGACCCTGGCCTCACCCTCACTCAGAAAAACACCTTCCCGCTCATTCATGCAGCTGCGAATTCGTGGGTCATGCATCGCAATAGTCATGTGACCTTACAAGATGTGGGAGACCTCGCCTCGACAATGCTGGCAGCCGATGCTTCCGAACCATTCGATGTTTACGGCTCCACAACTGCCTGGAGAGACGCCAGCATTCCTATCAACAGCTCTCCATTAGGTTTCAGCTCACATGGCCGTCTTATGACTCATTGTCTCATGGCCGATGCAACCGTCCGGTCTGTCGATGTAAACATCGACGCATCGATCTGGAAACAGATGCAAGCGCCAGAGTCACTCAGACCGGCAGAGAAGCTCACAGATCGCGTGCCGGGAATTCCACCAGCTCCAACTCACTTTGACCGCCGCATCTGGACTGACATGTTTCACAAAGACATCCAGCGAGCGACACTGACTGCTGATGGTCACCATCTGATACTCAATACTGAGTCCGTTGATCCGTGCTTACTGAGTGAACGGAGAGAGGACGTGTTCCAATCCTGGCTGATTGAGCTGGCCGCATTATGTGCGAAAGGGAATGTTCAATCGGCAAAGTTGTATCGCTATCCATCGCCCGAAGAAGTCAAGGTTCTTTTGTCCTGCAAGAACTTGAAGACCGTCGATATTCATGCGATTCGAAATACACCCGTGATTCGTCCACTGCTGGAACAAGAGTCACACCGCATCAAAATTATTGAGGCGCCCGACGCTTCCGAATAA